From a single Rutidosis leptorrhynchoides isolate AG116_Rl617_1_P2 chromosome 5, CSIRO_AGI_Rlap_v1, whole genome shotgun sequence genomic region:
- the LOC139847175 gene encoding mitochondrial outer membrane protein porin of 36 kDa-like: MGKGPGLYPDIGKKARDLLYKDYQNDHKFSITTYTSNGLSITSSGAKKGEAFLADVSTKLAHKNITTDVKVDTNSKLLTTITIDEAAPGLKTIFSFIVPDQRSGKVELQYLHEYAGISTSIGLTSSPVVNFSGVAGNNTVAVGTDVSFDTASGDLVKYNAALSFSTPDLIASLTLNDKADTLTASYYHTVSQLTNTAVGAEFSHGFSSNENYLTIGTQHSLDPLTSVKARVNNAGIASALLQHEWRPKSLFTISGEVDTRAIEKSAKVGLALALKP, translated from the exons ATGGGGAAAGGTCCAGGTTTATATCCAGATATCGGCAAAAAAGCCAGAG ATCTTCTGTATAAGGATTATCAAAACGACCATAAGTTCTCTATCACTACCTACACCTCCAATGGACTt TCCATTACCTCATCAGGAGCTAAGAAAGGTGAAGCGTTTTTGGCTGATGTCAGCACGAAACTTGCTCACAAAAACATCACAACTGATGTTAAAGTGGACACAaactcaaag CTATTAACGACTATCACAATAGATGAAGCTGCACCTGGACTAAAGACCATCTTCAGTTTTATTGTTCCTGATCAGAGATCTGGCAAG GTTGAACTTCAGTACTTGCACGAGTATGCAGGAATTAGCACAAGCATTGGTTTGACCTCTAGCCCCGTAGTCAACTTCTCAGGGGTAGCTGGAAACAATACAGTTGCAGTTGGTACCGATGTTTCTTTCGATACCGCTTCTGGGGATCTCGTAAAATACAATGCAGCCCTAAGTTTCTCGACTCCCGACCTTATTGCTTCCTTGACACT GAACGATAAGGCGGACACACTTACTGCATCCTACTACCACACCGTAAGCCAATTGACCAACACAGCAGTTGGAGCAGAGTTTAGCCATGGGTTCTCGAGCAATGAGAACTATCTGACAATTGGGACCCAGCATTCACTTGACCCGTTGACTTCGGTCAAAGCGCGGGTCAACAATGCTGGTATAGCAAGTGCTCTACTGCAGCATGAATGGCGCCCGAAATCTTTGTTCACCATATCGGGTGAAGTGGATACAAGGGCAATTGAAAAGAGTGCAAAAGTTGGACTGGCTTTAGCTCTTAAACCTTGA